The following coding sequences are from one Nicotiana tabacum cultivar K326 chromosome 1, ASM71507v2, whole genome shotgun sequence window:
- the LOC107776773 gene encoding uncharacterized protein LOC107776773, which yields MTPDKQWMELVHDRLDDAYILGVEKFLNYAFTRLEETHEIRCPCIKCCNAISGTRELVRSHLIEHGIIPNYTFWYHHGERLGEAQSDSEFVDDNDIEYGDREDEIHDILRDLYPKFDGDNMNNDGDEFLMEEPNPEAKRFYRVLKDFEQPLYQSSKNSKLSTLVKLLHIKTVDSYYEAKKIIRDLGLSYKKIDTCKNDYMLYWKDDKFLESCKVCGVSRWNEDKHSGETKFKSGKKIPNKILRYFPLKPRLQRLFMSSKKSYLMTWHHDKRVDDGIMRHPADSIAWKKFDELHQYFAAEPRNVRLGLASDGFQPFRNSKITYSIWPVVLIPILFCQ from the exons ATGACACCTGATAAGCAATGGATGGAACTTGTTCATGATCGATTAGATGATGCTTACATACTTGGGGTAGAGAAATTTTTGAATTATGCTTTTACAAGATTGGAAGAAACGCATGAAATACGTTGTCCATGCATCAAATGTTGTAATGCAATTTCAGGAACACGTGAGCTGGTTAGATCACATTTAATAGAACATGGGATAATCCCAAATTATACTTTTTGGTATCACCATGGGGAAAGGTTAGGTGAGGCGCAGTCAGATTCTGAATTTGTAGATGATAATGACATTGAATATGGTGATCGTGAGGATGAAATACATGACATTTTAAGAGATCTTTATCCCAAATTTGATGGAGACAATATGAACAATGATGGTGATGAGTTTCTCATGGAGGAACCAAATCCTGAAGCAAAAAGATTCTATAGGGTCTTAAAGGATTTTGAGCAACCCTTGTACCAaagttcaaaaaattctaaactttcTACTTTGGTTAAATTGCTTCATATTAAAACTGTTG ATTCATATTATGAGGCAAAGAAGATTATTCGGGACCTTGGGCTTTCTTACAAAAAGATTGATACATGTAAGAATGATTATATGTTATATTGGAAGGATGATAAGTTTCTTGAATCTTGCAAAGTTTGTGGCGTATCTAGATGGAACGAGGATAAACATAGTGGAGAAACCAAATTTAAAAGTGGGAAAAAGATACCAAACAAGATTTTACGTTATTTTCCTCTAAAGCCAAGACTTCAAAGATTGTTTATGTCCTCAAAGAAATCTTATTTAATGACATGGCATCATGACAAAAGAGTTGATGATGGAATAATGAGGCACCCAGCTGATTCAATAGCATGGAAAAAATTTGATGAACTTCACCAATATTTTGCAGCTGAGCCTCGTAATGTTCGACTTGGACTTGCTAGTGATGGTTTTCAACCATTTAGAAATTCCAAAATTACATATAGTATTTGGCCTGTGGTACTTATTCCTATTTTATTTTGTCAATGA
- the LOC142164812 gene encoding uncharacterized protein LOC142164812 has product MADLLSLSRGPTPYVISFRGYIINGYRFHVLDYDKGLRTQNCGVVVVGETDEENKNINFYGELTEILELQFVPGRRVVLFRCTWFDVYDQEKRVKIDEYDFADMNPSKSQKFEMVSTSKTFKHAYVPPGALARGRGKSFRAFGSVRVNAEQRSEISPYESEKAKQVRANAEQRTLMGKNKNYNAVASNQNKLAQKDSLGPLGFDPMLEYDASFSDEEAMQGTQRSKISPYEYEKAKKVRVSVEQRTSISKNKNYNVVASNQNKLAQKDSLGPPGFDPILECDASLPDEEAMQGTQRSKISILFS; this is encoded by the exons ATGGCAGATTTGTTGTCATTGTCACGTGGTCCCACGCCATATGTGATAAGTTTTCGTGGCTATATTATCAATGGATATAGGTTTCACGTGCTGGACTATGATAAAGGTTTGAGAACTCAAAATTGCGGGGTAGTTGTAGTTGGAGAGACCGATGAAGAgaataaaaatatcaatttctatgGTGAACTAACAGAGATTCTAGAATTACAATTTGTTCCGGGAAGAAGGGTGGTTTTATTTCGATGTACATGGTTTGATGTGTATGACCAAGAAAAAAGAGTTAAAATAGATGAATATGACTTT GCTGACATGAATCCATCAAAATCTCAGAAGTTTGAAATGGTATCAACTTCGAAGACTTTTAAGCATGCATACGTTCCACCTGGTGCCTTAGCAAGGGGACGAGGGAAAAGCTTCAGAGCTTTTGGTTCTGTAAGAGTAAACGCTGAACAAAGAAGCGAAATAA GTCCATATGAATCTGAAAAGGCCAAACAAGTAAGAGCAAACGCTGAACAGAGAACTTTGATGGgcaaaaataaaaactataatGCAGTAGCTTCTAATCAGAATAAGCTAGCTCAGAAGGATAGTCTTGGGCCTCTTGGTTTTGATCCAATGTTGGAATATGATGCTTCCTTTTCTGATGAAGAAGCGATGCAAGGCACTCAGAGAAGCAAAATAA GTCCATATGAATATGAAAAGGCCAAAAAAGTAAGAGTAAGCGTTGAACAGAGAACTTCGATTAgcaaaaataaaaactataatGTAGTAGCTTCTAATCAGAATAAGCTAGCTCAGAAGGATAGTCTTGGGCCTCCTGGTTTTGATCCAATATTGGAATGTGATGCTTCCCTCCCTGATGAAGAAGCGATGCAAGGCACTCAGAGAAGCAAAATAAGTATATTATTTTCTTAA
- the LOC107818158 gene encoding uncharacterized protein LOC107818158, with translation MLQTQSFISSNYFFPLSFPPNPITSIHNFPHKPNATRRSVSATKSHAPPSQSWLAEAPDETVTVTTDAPPEEGPIELPSSITDIFATSDDPSPLQTATSLLLTGAISVFLFRSLRRRAKRAKELKLRSTGAKKTLKEEAMESLKAMTPTPVDAKAPPSPVQALLGGLTAGVIALLLYKFTTTIEASLNRQALSDSFSVRQITITIRTIINGICYLATFVFAINSVGLFLYSGQLALNSIMGDSASEETNNKGEAQLSSKDPTSARPVDSTEANRDDGNKTSEDTK, from the exons ATGTTGCAGACACAATCCTTCATCTCATCCAACTACTTCTTCCCTCTCTCTTTCCCTCCTAACCCCATCACTTCAATTCACAATTTTCCCCACAAACCCAATGCCACGCGCCGTTCAGTCTCAGCCACTAAATCCCACGCGCCGCCGTCACAGTCATGGCTTGCTGAGGCCCCTGATGAAACCGTTACCGTTACAACTGACGCGCCACCGGAGGAGGGACCCATTGAGCTTCCATCTTCAATAACGGATATATTTGCTACTTCTGATGACCCTTCTCCTCTTCAAACTGCCACCAGTCTTCTCCTCACCGGTGCTATTTCCGTTTTCCTCTTTCGCTCCCTCCGCCGCCGCGCTAAACGTGCTAAAGAACTG AAACTTAGGTCAACAGGGGCGAAGAAAACGTTGAAGGAGGAGGCAATGGAGAGTTTGAAAGCTATGACGCCAACACCAGTTGACGCCAAAGCTCCACCTTCACCTGTTCAAGCACTGTTGGGAGGTTTAACAGCGGGTGTTATTGCACTTCTCCTTTACAAGTTCACTACCACCATTGAAGCTTCTCTCAATCGCCAGGCGCTTTCAGATAGTTTCTCG GTTCGCCAGATTACAATAACGATTAG AACTATTATTAATGGAATATGCTACCTCGCAACATTTGTCTTTGCCATCAACTCTGTCGGTTTGTTCCTTTATTCGGGTCAACTTGCCTTGAACTCTATCATGGGAGATTCTGCTAGTGAAGAAACTAATAATAAAGGTGAAGCACAATTGAGTTCGAAGGATCCAACATCAGCACGTCCTGTAGATAGCACTGAAGCGAACAGAGACGACGGCAATAAAACATCTGAGGATACAAAATAG
- the LOC107794857 gene encoding uncharacterized protein LOC107794857 isoform X2, which translates to MGRPPSNGGPTFRFNATEVAEMEAILQAHNATMPAREVLVALAEKFSSSAERSGKIMVQMKQVWNWFQNRRYAIRAKTAKVPGKFSTPSVPQSDSAMVRTPAKLSASPVPQSDPAAVRIMPQASQPISSPQVKSMPQAPQPLPAPSVAAQNVGRSASDNIQMEFEAKSARDGAWYDVASFLSHRSVETADPEVLVRFAGFGAEEDEWVNVCKHVRQRSLPCESSECVAVLPGDLILCFQEGKEQALYFDAHVLDAQRRRHDVRGCRCRFLVRYDHDQSEIVPLRKVCRRPETDYRLQQLNAESLKQQKIGNDITRGNTTKVYPPSETTQKAQTESRIKPAEPTQKQPAPEDTTNAVPNVVPMQLQKSSTDSLIGNTLAETTPQHMEEMKEKPVAGTTEVPREEKREMPLAERMNEAPAETERMNEAPAETAEKSPAETTLKPPAASTSKSDEAPEEPPTETTLKPAAASTTKPDEAPEQPPAETTLKPLAPSTSKPDEAPEKSPVETPLKPPAASTSKPDEEPEKSPAETPLKPPAASTSKPDEEPEQPPAETTLKPPAASMSKPDEEPEQPPAETTLKPQADSTSKLAEAPEEQPKEEEHVDAGATTTSMDHDDASV; encoded by the exons GTCGCTGAGATGGAAGCTATATTGCAAGCACATAATGCTACAATGCCAGCTCGTGAAGTTCTCGTAGCTCTTGCTGAGAAGTTTAG TTCTTCAGCGGAGAGATCTGGAAAAATTATGGTTCAAATGAAACAA GTTTGGAACTGGTTCCAAAATAGACGATATGCTATTAGAGCAAAAACAGCTAAGGTTCCTGGTAAATTTAGTACCCCGTCAGTGCCTCAAAGTGATTCAGCTATGGTAAGAACTCCTGCAAAATTGAGTGCGTCACCTGTGCCTCAGAGTGATCCAGCTGCAGTAAGGATTATGCCCCAAGCTTCTCAACCCATATCTTCTCCTCAAG TGAAATCAATGCCCCAAGCGCCTCAACCTCTACCTGCTCCATCAG TGGCAGCACAAAATGTGGGCAGGAGTGCTTCAGATAACATTCAAATGGAGTTTGAAGCTAAATCTGCAAGAGATGGTGCATG GTATGATGTAGCAAGCTTCCTATCACATAGATCTGTGGAAACTGCTGATCCG GAAGTCCTGGTTCGATTTGCGGGGTTTGGAGCAGAGGAGGATGAGTGGGTAAATGTATGTAAGCACGTAAGACAGCGATCCCTTCCATGCGAATCGTCAGAATGTGTTGCAGTTCTCCCTGGTGATCTGATTCTTTGCTTCCAG GAAGGCAAAGAGCAGGCTCTGTACTTTGATGCGCATGTCCTTGATGCTCAAAGACGCAGACATGATGTGAGAGGTTGCCGTTGTCGGTTTCTGGTTCGTTATGATCATGATCAGTCTGAG attgttcctCTGAGAAAGGTTTGTCGTCGGCCTGAAACTGACTATAGGTTGCAGCAACTTAATGCTGAATCTCTGAAGCAGCAGAAAATAGGTAACGACATCACAAGGGGCAACACTACAAAGGTCTACCCTCCATCTGAAACAACTCAGAAAGCACAAACTGAATCAAGGATAAAGCCAGCGGAACCAACACAAAAGCAGCCTGCTCCGGAGGACACCACCAATGCAGTACCCAATGTTGTTCCTATGCAGCTGCAGAAATCCAGTACTGATTCTCTAATAGGAAATACTTTGGCAGAAACAACACCCCAGCATATGGAAGAAATGAAAGAGAAGCCTGTAGCAGGAACAACTGAGGTGCCTcgggaagaaaaaagagagatgcCGCTGGCAGAAAGAATGAACGAAGCACCAGCTGAAACAGAAAGAATGAACGAAGCACCAGCTGAAACAGCAGAAAAGTCTCCTGCTGAAACAACTCTTAAGCCTCCGGCTGCTTCAACGTCGAAGTCAGATGAAGCACCAGAGGAGCCTCCTACTGAAACAACTCTTAAGCCTGCGGCTGCTTCAACAACGAAGCCAGATGAAGCACCAGAGCAGCCTCCTGCAGAAACTACTCTTAAGCCTCTGGCTCCTTCAACGTCGAAGCCAGATGAAGCACCAGAGAAGTCTCCTGTTGAAACACCTCTTAAGCCTCCGGCTGCTTCAACGTCGAAGCCAGATGAAGAACCAGAGAAGTCTCCTGCTGAAACACCTCTTAAGCCTCCAGCTGCTTCAACGTCGAAGCCAGATGAAGAACCAGAGCAGCCTCCTGCTGAAACAACTCTTAAGCCTCCGGCTGCTTCAATGTCGAAGCCAGATGAAGAACCAGAGCAGCCTCCTGCTGAAACAACTCTTAAGCCTCAAGCTGATTCAACATCAAAGCTAGCCGAAGCACCAGAGGAGCAACCCAAGGAAGAGGAGCATGTTGATGCTGGAGCCACCACCACTTCCATGGATCATGACGATGCATCTGTATAA
- the LOC107794857 gene encoding uncharacterized protein LOC107794857 isoform X1 — protein sequence MGRPPSNGGPTFRFNATEVAEMEAILQAHNATMPAREVLVALAEKFSSSAERSGKIMVQMKQVWNWFQNRRYAIRAKTAKVPGKFSTPSVPQSDSAMVRTPAKLSASPVPQSDPAAVRIMPQASQPISSPQVKSMPQAPQPLPAPSVAAQNVGRSASDNIQMEFEAKSARDGAWYDVASFLSHRSVETADPEVLVRFAGFGAEEDEWVNVCKHVRQRSLPCESSECVAVLPGDLILCFQEGKEQALYFDAHVLDAQRRRHDVRGCRCRFLVRYDHDQSEEIVPLRKVCRRPETDYRLQQLNAESLKQQKIGNDITRGNTTKVYPPSETTQKAQTESRIKPAEPTQKQPAPEDTTNAVPNVVPMQLQKSSTDSLIGNTLAETTPQHMEEMKEKPVAGTTEVPREEKREMPLAERMNEAPAETERMNEAPAETAEKSPAETTLKPPAASTSKSDEAPEEPPTETTLKPAAASTTKPDEAPEQPPAETTLKPLAPSTSKPDEAPEKSPVETPLKPPAASTSKPDEEPEKSPAETPLKPPAASTSKPDEEPEQPPAETTLKPPAASMSKPDEEPEQPPAETTLKPQADSTSKLAEAPEEQPKEEEHVDAGATTTSMDHDDASV from the exons GTCGCTGAGATGGAAGCTATATTGCAAGCACATAATGCTACAATGCCAGCTCGTGAAGTTCTCGTAGCTCTTGCTGAGAAGTTTAG TTCTTCAGCGGAGAGATCTGGAAAAATTATGGTTCAAATGAAACAA GTTTGGAACTGGTTCCAAAATAGACGATATGCTATTAGAGCAAAAACAGCTAAGGTTCCTGGTAAATTTAGTACCCCGTCAGTGCCTCAAAGTGATTCAGCTATGGTAAGAACTCCTGCAAAATTGAGTGCGTCACCTGTGCCTCAGAGTGATCCAGCTGCAGTAAGGATTATGCCCCAAGCTTCTCAACCCATATCTTCTCCTCAAG TGAAATCAATGCCCCAAGCGCCTCAACCTCTACCTGCTCCATCAG TGGCAGCACAAAATGTGGGCAGGAGTGCTTCAGATAACATTCAAATGGAGTTTGAAGCTAAATCTGCAAGAGATGGTGCATG GTATGATGTAGCAAGCTTCCTATCACATAGATCTGTGGAAACTGCTGATCCG GAAGTCCTGGTTCGATTTGCGGGGTTTGGAGCAGAGGAGGATGAGTGGGTAAATGTATGTAAGCACGTAAGACAGCGATCCCTTCCATGCGAATCGTCAGAATGTGTTGCAGTTCTCCCTGGTGATCTGATTCTTTGCTTCCAG GAAGGCAAAGAGCAGGCTCTGTACTTTGATGCGCATGTCCTTGATGCTCAAAGACGCAGACATGATGTGAGAGGTTGCCGTTGTCGGTTTCTGGTTCGTTATGATCATGATCAGTCTGAG gagattgttcctCTGAGAAAGGTTTGTCGTCGGCCTGAAACTGACTATAGGTTGCAGCAACTTAATGCTGAATCTCTGAAGCAGCAGAAAATAGGTAACGACATCACAAGGGGCAACACTACAAAGGTCTACCCTCCATCTGAAACAACTCAGAAAGCACAAACTGAATCAAGGATAAAGCCAGCGGAACCAACACAAAAGCAGCCTGCTCCGGAGGACACCACCAATGCAGTACCCAATGTTGTTCCTATGCAGCTGCAGAAATCCAGTACTGATTCTCTAATAGGAAATACTTTGGCAGAAACAACACCCCAGCATATGGAAGAAATGAAAGAGAAGCCTGTAGCAGGAACAACTGAGGTGCCTcgggaagaaaaaagagagatgcCGCTGGCAGAAAGAATGAACGAAGCACCAGCTGAAACAGAAAGAATGAACGAAGCACCAGCTGAAACAGCAGAAAAGTCTCCTGCTGAAACAACTCTTAAGCCTCCGGCTGCTTCAACGTCGAAGTCAGATGAAGCACCAGAGGAGCCTCCTACTGAAACAACTCTTAAGCCTGCGGCTGCTTCAACAACGAAGCCAGATGAAGCACCAGAGCAGCCTCCTGCAGAAACTACTCTTAAGCCTCTGGCTCCTTCAACGTCGAAGCCAGATGAAGCACCAGAGAAGTCTCCTGTTGAAACACCTCTTAAGCCTCCGGCTGCTTCAACGTCGAAGCCAGATGAAGAACCAGAGAAGTCTCCTGCTGAAACACCTCTTAAGCCTCCAGCTGCTTCAACGTCGAAGCCAGATGAAGAACCAGAGCAGCCTCCTGCTGAAACAACTCTTAAGCCTCCGGCTGCTTCAATGTCGAAGCCAGATGAAGAACCAGAGCAGCCTCCTGCTGAAACAACTCTTAAGCCTCAAGCTGATTCAACATCAAAGCTAGCCGAAGCACCAGAGGAGCAACCCAAGGAAGAGGAGCATGTTGATGCTGGAGCCACCACCACTTCCATGGATCATGACGATGCATCTGTATAA